GCCCGATGCCTTTCCAGATTGAGGTCGCTGGCGAATAGGGCGCCGGGATCGACGCCCAAGGTCCGTGCAATCTTTTCTACGACGATGATTGTCGGTGCGCGGACGCCGCGCTCGATGCCGCTCATGTAGGTTCTATGGACGCCTACCCTGTCCGCAAACTCGTCCTGCGAAAGGTCGGCGGCGTCGCGTAGCGCACGCACGTTACGGCCAAATCGCACTCTGATGTCCATCGGCGAGGATGGATCATAATGTCGCCTTTCGAGCGACATCTCATAGGCTACATTACTATTGGTTCGAGCCTACCAACTCTGTAGACTATCGGCTGCGCGCGGCCCGTTTTCGGTGAATGTACATCGGATCGTGAAGCCCGCTGCGACGGTGGCCGCATGTTCGGGAGAGTTTCACATGGGTTTCAGGTTCCGGCAGGTGCTCAGCGTGGTGCCCGGATTGCGGCTTAATCTAAGCAAGAGCGGCATCTCAACCAGCTTGGGAGTTCAGGGGGCTACCGCGAACATCAGCAAGAATGGTGTCAGAGGGACGGTCGGTATTCCGGGGTCCGGCGTATCATATTCCAAAATGTTTTTACGATCTGGTAGGGGCGTTCCGTCTTCGGTTTCGCGCGCAACCGAGCCGAAAAGTTCGCTGGGTCAGGAAAGAAAAAATCCGCGCACCTCCCATATAAACGACGAAGCATTGGCTGACCTCTATCTGCTGACCGCCCATCTTGTTGTGGGGAACGCAAACGCGTCTCCCAGTTGGCTCCAGCGACAATTTCGAATTGAATATATTGAAGCTGCCGAACTGATTGAGCAGTTGGAGGCCGGGGGAATCGTTTCACCTCCAGATAAAATCGGAAGGCGGAAAGTCTTGGTTGACGTCCAAAGCCTCCCTGAACTGCCGGAATAGAATAGGGGTTAGCGGCGGGCGGCGGCGGGGAATTGCAACCGCCGCTGTACGGGCCTGAGCGCAGAGGCGCTTAATCGTGGGCGCACCCCCGCGCTCAGCCCCTCCCAGCCGCTGCTGCAATTCCCCGCCGCCGCCCGCCGCTAACCCCTATGCGTCATTTGTTTGTGGGTCCGGCTCATCGAACGCTGCCTTCATCCTTTGGACGATCTCCAACCAGTCACCCGTGAGCGCGTGGCGACGCTGTTCTCCGGCACGGAGACGAATATTCAGGTTCTGCCGAGAAATGAGGCCAGCGCGCTCTAAACGATCCATCAGCCGGCGGGGGGCGGGGCCGTTCTCGCCGGTCTCGTCGATGCCGCCGGAGGTCAGCAATGCCGAGAATACTGGCATGAAGGCGACGCCAGCCGCTTGGGCGCAGTCGGCCACCAGCGAGACCATACCGGCTACCTCATGCAATGTGGCTCGTCTCGGCTCCTCACACATCGCGCAGAAGACCGCCCACCTACTGCCGGCTCTGCGAACAGCGTCGTCCCGTACTTGTCCGAGCAGGTCCGCGAGCGGGTGCTCTGTTTTGCAACGCGTTGCACGGACGGCGTTGCGCACCGCCGACAGGTATCGGGTTTCCGCTCGCACGCGATCCCGGTACTTGGCGTAGTATATCTGATGAACCGTCTTCGTGCGTGCAAAGCCGACTACGGCTGAGCCGAGACGACGACCGCCAAGTTCTGTCTCACCGTATCGCCGCAAGCCGGTCTCACTGTGGGCTTGAGGAACAGTATGAGCGAGACGTTCCATCAGCGCTTCCGCTGATGAGTGCCGTCGCTCGAAGTTCGCTTCCGCGTACAGAACAATGAGATTGGCCCAGTCGAGCCTCAATGCCATAGCCTCCGACCGAGCGATGAGACGGGTTTCCTCCTGCCAATGAACAAACCCCGCCGACACCGGCCCGATTGCATCCAACACCCAACGACGTAGCTGGACTTCGACGATTTCGATGAAAGCGTCGGCGAACGCTGGACCCAGCTTTTCCTGAGCCTCGATAGGCCGGGGTACAGCGTTATCGGCGCCACCTAGCGCCATGTCACCTTGTTCGATTGCTGCCGCTGCAAAGAAGGCTTGCGGTACCATCGCGAGCAGTTCCTCTCGCGCCATTTGGTCTGGAAGCGCGACCAATGGATGATGGAGGATACGGGTCGGATTAATGCTGATGCTGAGCGACACCTTAACGCGATCAGCATCTTGCCGCGCGTCGAGGAAGGTCTCGTTCATGAGCCAGTTGGCACCGGGCCGGAACGTCGTCCTGTAATATTCTGACGGTTTATCTGAGATTGCCGACCATGCACGGTTTTGGTCCTCACGTGAGGTGAGCGCCGCTCGGTAGCGTCGAAACAGGTCGTGTACAGCGTCGCGGCTGGTGGCCGATATCCAGCCCGTTACCCGCATACGTATCAAGTCGATCATCATATCGTCGCGGGTGGGCCGCGCTGCCAGATCGAGTGCCTTTACGCCGTTCCGGGAACGCTGGCGCGGTCGAAGATCATACCGGGGATGCATTGCCATCAGCGATGTCGCGCCATCTTCGGGCCTTCGTGTGAGTTAGTAGAGCCGTATCTTAGCATCAGACGGGGACTGGATGGCCACCGCTACATCGTCCGAATGCGGAATGGCTGAAACGACCGTGCAGGGAACTTGAACAGGGGGGCGAAAGAATACTATTCGGCCAAACGAACTGAATAGGATTTGTCGTGGGTACAAGTAGCGCATGGACGCCAGAACGCCGGGCTGCGCAGGCAGAGCGGATACGTAATACGAAACCTTGGGCTGCCTCGACCGGTCCGCGCACGACAGAGGGGAAGGCGGCCTCTTGCCGCAATGCTTACAAGGGCGCGGCAAGACCGCGCTTGCGAGCCGCGGCGCGCGTGGGTGCGTTGACGTTGCGGGTCGTCAAGGTTCTGAACGAACTTCACGGTCGCCCGGTGTTAAGTGCGGAACCAGCTTCCCGACCGCATAGCCCCGCAGCTTTCTGCCACGACCGGCGCATGAAGCGATTTCAGGAACTTGAGGCTCAACGGAAAGCGGCGGTAGCCGAGTATCTCGCCCTCGTTGAGGCCTTGAGTGATACACAAAACCTGTTACACAAGGTGTTGGAGCAGTGGGCTAAGGGATTGAAAACAGGTGGTTCCGGTAGGGCGGCTTCTTCCCCCCTCGGCTCCACCATCCTTCCCGTTCCGATGACACGTTCGGCCAGCCCGGTAGCTGACGGCTGAACCCCCTTTCGATATCCGGGTTTGATCGCGGCCGTTGCAAGACTTGGCTGCGGGGGCTTGCTCTATTTCTGCCCTTTGACAGCCGCTACAGCCGCTCGCGCACTGGCGCCGGTGCAGCTAGCGAGACCT
The genomic region above belongs to Sphingomonas sp. IW22 and contains:
- a CDS encoding helix-turn-helix domain-containing protein; amino-acid sequence: MSLERRHYDPSSPMDIRVRFGRNVRALRDAADLSQDEFADRVGVHRTYMSGIERGVRAPTIIVVEKIARTLGVDPGALFASDLNLERHRAK
- a CDS encoding DUF4236 domain-containing protein, coding for MGFRFRQVLSVVPGLRLNLSKSGISTSLGVQGATANISKNGVRGTVGIPGSGVSYSKMFLRSGRGVPSSVSRATEPKSSLGQERKNPRTSHINDEALADLYLLTAHLVVGNANASPSWLQRQFRIEYIEAAELIEQLEAGGIVSPPDKIGRRKVLVDVQSLPELPE